One part of the Nitrosophilus kaiyonis genome encodes these proteins:
- the dapF gene encoding diaminopimelate epimerase has product MNLAKYSASGNDFIIFHTFKEIDRSDLAKKLCDRYSGIGADGLIVLLPFEGVDFKWQFYNADGSEAAMCGNGSRAAAHYAKNYGLADSKMSFLTGAGVINATVEEDIVESELTEAFIKDKNIKEFGKDWWLIDTGVPHLVTFVDNLDEFDKLKAKELRQIYNANVNFAKVENGIIYIRTYERGVEDETLACGTGMAAAFYRAFKEGLVDNKAKVYPKSKEELILSYKNSSLYLKGRVKKIFETFIEEVY; this is encoded by the coding sequence ATGAATTTAGCCAAATATAGCGCAAGTGGAAACGATTTTATAATATTTCACACATTTAAAGAGATTGATAGAAGTGATTTAGCCAAAAAACTATGTGATAGATACAGTGGAATTGGAGCTGATGGCTTAATAGTTTTACTTCCGTTTGAAGGAGTAGATTTCAAATGGCAGTTTTATAATGCAGATGGAAGTGAAGCTGCAATGTGTGGAAATGGAAGTAGAGCAGCTGCACATTATGCAAAAAATTATGGATTGGCAGACAGTAAAATGAGTTTTTTAACTGGAGCTGGGGTCATAAATGCAACTGTTGAAGAAGATATTGTAGAGAGTGAATTAACCGAGGCTTTCATAAAAGATAAAAATATAAAAGAGTTTGGGAAAGATTGGTGGCTTATAGATACAGGGGTGCCTCACTTAGTTACATTTGTAGATAATTTAGATGAATTTGATAAGCTTAAAGCAAAAGAGCTAAGACAAATTTATAATGCAAATGTAAACTTTGCCAAGGTGGAAAATGGTATAATATATATAAGAACATATGAACGTGGTGTTGAAGATGAAACTTTAGCCTGTGGAACTGGAATGGCTGCTGCTTTTTATAGAGCTTTTAAAGAAGGCTTAGTTGATAATAAAGCAAAAGTATATCCAAAAAGTAAAGAAGAACTCATTTTAAGTTATAAAAACAGCTCTTTATATCTAAAAGGAAGAGTTAAAAAAATATTTGAAACATTTATAGAGGAGGTTTATTGA